The following proteins come from a genomic window of Dromaius novaehollandiae isolate bDroNov1 chromosome 19, bDroNov1.hap1, whole genome shotgun sequence:
- the TEKT1 gene encoding tektin-1, with protein sequence MAKLLQALPKCLPPDWHIANKMQCASTESQKSSSERVTAESQRLVDETEKTTQKTQSDVNKKIEQRLEEIKFWKQELDDKLEQIVNETEVLLTFKTRLEKALESCKEPLVVAQQCLLNRERRVGIDLVHDEVEQELVKEAEVLQGVIALLERTLEQTNEQIRLNRSAKYKLEMDLRDKFTALMIDDYCASLTNNTPDIRYANNVVKIEANSVSLEDWIDFSNVNIEKADKQRNSSLALRALIDCILSQTLNDVRKQFETVNVAFRNRVKEVKDAKHKLETLLAVVMDETASQEKNIAALEKAITDKEGPVQVAQTRLEARTYRPNVELCCDTVQYRLISEVQEITNNIQRLKDTLAQAEAQLKGLSRRQLSLEEEIQVKENTLYIDEVLCMQMRESVSINSF encoded by the exons ATGGCCAAACTGTTGCAAGCTCTACCCAAATGTCTTCCCCCAGACTGGCACATTGCAAACAAGATGCAGTGTGCCAGTACAGAATCTCAGAAATCCAGTTCAGAACGTGTGACTGCTGAGAGTCAGAGGCTGGTGGATGAAACAGAAAAGACAACTCAGAAAACACAAAGTGATGTTAACAAGAAAATAG AACAGAGACTGGAGGAAATAAAATTCTGGAAGCAAGAATTAGATGACAAACTTGAACAGATTGTTAATGAGACAGAGGTACTACTGACTTTCAAGACCAGGCTGGAGAAAGCCTTAGAAAGCTGCAAAGAGCCGCTTGTTGTTGCCCAACAGTGTCTCCTGAACAG gGAGAGGCGAGTTGGGATTGACTTGGTCCATGATGAAGTGGAACAGGAACTGGTCAAGGAAGCTGAAGTCCTCCAAGGAGTTATTGCTTTGCTTGAACGCACATTGGAACAAACCAATGAGCAAATCAG ACTGAACCGTTCAGCAAAGTACAAGCTGGAAATGGATCTGAGGGACAAGTTCACAGCCTTAATGATTGATGATTACTGTGCTAGCTTGACAAACAACACTCCTGATATCAGATATGCTAATAATGTGGTGAAAATAGAAGCAAA TTCTGTGAGCCTTGAAGACTGGATAgatttttcaaatgtaaatattGAAAAGGCTGACAAACAGCGAAACAGTTCTTTGGCACTGAGGGCACTGATTGACTGCATCCTCTCCCAGACACTGAACGATGTGCGCAAGCAATTTGAGACGGTGAATGTTGCTTTTAGAAATAGGGTGAAGGAGGTCAAAGATGCAAAGCACAAGCTAGAGACACTACTTGCAGTG GTGATGGATGAGACTGCCTCACAGGAGAAGAACATTGCAGCCTTAGAGAAAGCAATCACTGATAAAGAGGGACCTGTTCAAGTGGCTCAAACTCGCTTGGAGGCAAGAACCTATCGCCCCAACGTGGAACTGTGTTGTGACACAGTGCAGTACAGGCTGATCAGTGAAGTTCAAGAAATTACAAATAATATTCAGAG aTTGAAGGACACATTGgcacaggctgaagcacagctgAAAGGTCTGAGCCGCCGACAGCTTTCCTTGGAGGAGGAGATCCAGGTCAAGGAGAATACATTGTACATTGATGAAGTGCTCTGCATGCAAATGAGGGAATCTGTTTCCATTAACAGCTTCTGA
- the FBXO39 gene encoding F-box only protein 39: MEDDSDPEQSCWAGLPDVCLRHIFHWLDDRDRSRAALVCKKWSRAMYSGSLWRTRTITFNGRPSRAHTFEFETALWYVKKFGKYLEHLEIKLLNPYNAVLTRKFQVTMRGLLSHLGKCNSRLVSLSIQHLELDRVVWKSMVRAQFIKNLGTFLKRMSKHLDYLNLKGARVTLEEGCDLLNSLSYLRNKSFISEVNIEDFFSLHLPIYSSTLFHQAVSKFHSLVILTFNYNCISDELLDILCKHSGHSLRTLNIKCHIHDPHGQVVWGMSWANLAKRAPRLNVNFFFERVMKHDHLARILLVEIPVRSISLRSCYFSDPDWTMRPTLINLLPAYRHVLQKLTLEVNNDHELLDDELLQLILSCKRLFFLKVWAFLSVTFMEKLLQNRAEKKCILTTIKVRIYTARQETSEEDRLLRDIYKKFKYLIDSELNYFVIIYPMV, encoded by the exons ATGGAAGATGACAGTGaccctgagcagagctgctgggctggTTTACCTGATGTCTGTCTGAGGCACATCTTCCATTGGCTAGATGACAGGGACAGATCTCGGGCTGCCTTGGTCTGTAAAAAATGGAGTCGGGCCATGTACTCGGGATCCCTCTGGAGAACCAGAACCATCACGTTCAATGGCCGACCATCAAGGGCACACACGTTTGAATTTGAAACTGCACTGTGGTATGTCAAGAAATTTGGCAAGTATTTGGAGCACCTTGAGATCAAATTATTGAATCCTTACAATGCTGTCTTGACCCGAAAATTTCAAGTCACTATGAGAGGTCTTCTCTCACACTTGGGTAAATGTAACAGCCGCCTGGTATCACTGAGCATCCAGCACCTGGAATTAGACCGTGTGGTCTGGAAAAGCATGGTAAGGGCTCAGTTTATCAAGAACTTAGGAACCTTCCTGAAAAGAATGAGCAAACATCTTGATTATCTCAACTTAAAAGGAGCAAGAGTAACCTTGGAAGAAGGCTGTGATCTTCTGAATTCTCTGAGCTACTTGAGAAACAAAAGCTTTATATCTGAAGTCAATATTGAAGATTTCTTTAGTCTCCATCTTCCCATCTACAGCAGTACGTTGTTCCACCAAGCTGTGTCCAAGTTCCACAGCCTGGTCATCCTGACTTTCAATTACAACTGCATCTCTGATGAACTGCTGGACATCCTGTGTAAGCACAGCGGTCATTCCCTCCGCACCCTGAATATCAAATGCCATATCCATGACCCTCATGGGCAAGTGGTCTGGGGGATGTCATGGGCAAACCTGGCCAAGAGAGCCCCACGGCTGAATGTGAACTTCTTCTTTGAAAGAGTCATGAAGCATGACCACCTAGCCAGGATCCTGCTAGTGGAGATCCCAGTCAGGAGCATCAGTTTACGGAGCTGCTATTTCAGTGACCCGGACTGGACAATGAGACCTACCCTCATCAACCTCCTCCCAGCCTACAGGCATGTTCTGCAG aaattaACTCTCGAAGTAAACAATGACCATGAACTGCTGGATGATGAGCTGCTACAGCTCATCTTATCATGCAAGAGGTTGTTTTTTCTGAAGGTCTGGGCATTTCTTAGTGTCACCTTTATGGAGAAGCTTCTACAAAACCGtgcagaaaagaaatgcattttgacTACCATAAAG GTCAGGATTTACACAGCCCGGCAAGAGACCAGTGAGGAGGATCGGCTGTTGCGTGATATTTACAAGAAGTTCAAATACCTGATTGACTCAGAGCTTAATTATTTTGTCATCATCTACCCAATGGTGTAA